In Nostoc sp. GT001, a genomic segment contains:
- a CDS encoding glycosyltransferase family 4 protein, giving the protein MEHISQLTAEIRDKAAYPDILVISRIFMPKEAVIGEYIYNRCLQDPERVIVLAASCSGDRVFDEGQQFPVYRWYYPRCWRSGYVGNILKPLVNIVCSFVLAIKLYFRYHYRYIEWGHGYDFPSLLLLSYLLPIRFFIYLHGNDLLCTLHNPVLRSLFKLTLKRAEGIVCNSSYTRDYLRTSFRLDTPTHVINPVIRPEKFGNNVASPSSLDDLRVRVRQAYNIPDSAIVILSIGRLAKHKGFDRVIDNIPILLTFGVDVHYILCGQGPSESELKSLAHRLRVDKRVHFAGYVPERELAGYYAACDIFAMLTLSDTKPNNMEGFGMAYLEASYFGKPIIAPRLGGVLDTVHHEENGILVNVNSGYEVFQAFNRLCKDQQLREQLGRKGKELAKRRTLHRSLYKSEGKNAIS; this is encoded by the coding sequence ATGGAACATATTTCTCAACTAACAGCCGAAATCAGAGACAAAGCTGCATACCCAGATATCCTAGTCATATCCCGGATTTTCATGCCGAAAGAAGCTGTAATTGGGGAATATATCTACAATCGCTGTCTTCAAGATCCAGAACGAGTAATTGTGCTGGCAGCTAGTTGCTCAGGAGATCGAGTATTTGATGAAGGTCAACAGTTTCCTGTGTATCGCTGGTATTATCCTAGATGCTGGCGTAGTGGCTATGTGGGAAATATCCTCAAGCCTTTGGTCAATATCGTCTGCTCATTTGTCCTAGCAATTAAACTCTATTTTCGCTATCACTATCGTTATATAGAGTGGGGCCACGGCTATGATTTTCCTTCACTGTTGCTATTGAGCTATTTGTTACCTATTCGCTTTTTTATCTATCTGCACGGCAACGATCTTCTTTGTACTTTACACAATCCTGTGCTGCGATCGCTATTTAAATTAACACTCAAACGCGCCGAAGGTATTGTTTGTAATAGTTCTTATACAAGAGACTACCTAAGAACTTCTTTTCGATTAGATACTCCTACCCACGTCATTAACCCAGTAATCAGACCAGAAAAATTTGGTAATAATGTAGCCAGTCCCAGTAGTCTTGATGATTTACGGGTTCGCGTGCGTCAGGCATACAACATTCCTGATTCAGCAATAGTTATTCTCTCCATCGGCAGACTAGCAAAACATAAAGGTTTCGACCGAGTAATTGATAACATCCCAATATTGCTAACTTTTGGGGTTGATGTCCACTACATACTCTGCGGGCAAGGGCCAAGTGAGTCGGAACTGAAATCTTTGGCGCATCGTTTGCGAGTAGATAAGCGCGTACACTTTGCTGGATATGTGCCAGAGCGAGAATTAGCAGGTTATTATGCAGCTTGTGACATATTTGCAATGCTGACTTTATCGGATACTAAACCTAATAATATGGAAGGTTTTGGTATGGCTTATTTAGAAGCAAGTTACTTTGGTAAGCCGATAATCGCCCCTCGTTTAGGCGGTGTTCTAGATACAGTTCACCATGAAGAAAATGGGATACTAGTTAATGTGAATTCTGGTTATGAAGTTTTTCAAGCTTTCAATCGGTTGTGCAAAGACCAACAACTACGCGAGCAACTCGGTCGCAAAGGTAAAGAATTAGCCAAGCGTAGAACCCTTCATCGATCGCTTTATAAATCAGAGGGGAAAAACGCGATTTCGTGA
- a CDS encoding DUF1517 domain-containing protein, translating to MRKKLQQTIKPLLKTFLALSLVLALALGHADGALAARSGGRIGGGSFRMPSSRTYTPRTYAPPGGGGYYPGGGFGGGFGFPFIVPFWGIGGGFGGIFTILIFLAIANFLLQTFRRVSSGETPEADYSSNSPVSVTRLQVGLLAQARELQNELNHIAETADTNTPEGRAEILQEASLALLRHPEYFVYAGGGTQQASLNSAEGQFNRLSLAERSKFSEETLSNVNNQLKAALAKEALPPAGELDNPTRLFTEGPGEYIIVTLLAATLGKFEIPTAINSADDLRQALRQIGSIPSDKLLAIEVLWTPQAENDTLTSDDVLANYPDLRLV from the coding sequence ATGCGTAAAAAACTACAACAAACCATCAAACCGCTGTTAAAAACCTTCTTAGCCCTAAGCTTGGTGTTAGCTTTGGCTCTTGGTCACGCTGATGGCGCATTAGCAGCCCGCAGTGGAGGTCGTATCGGTGGTGGCTCCTTTAGAATGCCTTCCAGCCGCACCTATACACCGCGCACCTATGCACCTCCTGGCGGGGGCGGATACTACCCTGGTGGTGGTTTTGGTGGTGGCTTTGGCTTTCCCTTCATAGTTCCCTTCTGGGGTATTGGGGGAGGATTTGGTGGTATATTTACCATCTTAATTTTCTTGGCGATCGCTAATTTCTTATTGCAAACTTTCCGCCGTGTCTCTAGCGGTGAAACTCCAGAAGCAGATTACAGCAGTAACTCTCCTGTTTCTGTAACTCGTTTGCAAGTAGGTTTGTTAGCTCAAGCCCGTGAATTGCAAAATGAACTCAACCACATTGCTGAAACTGCTGATACTAACACCCCAGAAGGCAGAGCAGAAATTCTCCAAGAAGCCAGCCTAGCTTTACTCCGCCATCCCGAATACTTTGTATATGCAGGTGGTGGCACTCAACAAGCCAGCTTGAATTCAGCTGAAGGTCAGTTTAATCGGCTGTCACTGGCAGAACGCAGCAAGTTTAGCGAAGAAACTCTTTCTAACGTCAACAACCAGCTCAAAGCAGCCCTTGCCAAAGAAGCTTTACCTCCGGCTGGTGAACTCGACAACCCCACCCGCCTATTTACCGAAGGTCCTGGTGAATACATTATCGTCACCTTGCTGGCGGCGACACTAGGTAAGTTTGAAATCCCCACAGCTATTAATAGTGCTGACGATTTGCGTCAAGCTTTGCGGCAAATTGGTAGTATCCCTAGCGACAAGCTTCTAGCAATTGAAGTTCTTTGGACTCCTCAAGCTGAAAATGATACACTCACATCTGATGATGTGTTAGCAAATTATCCTGATTTGAGACTTGTTTAA
- a CDS encoding calcium-binding protein has protein sequence MPSVEADENREHRIKTEIVVDAEDKEDRAMGWYYYLEETLNFPFMAKWTKKGRKSGAVEEKQVEVLGMAPDDECLKDMYVEVASINGKDDDVYSAKLSEVVAIDADSETQEAMADWLYWIARGYKF, from the coding sequence ATGCCTAGTGTTGAAGCCGACGAAAACCGAGAGCATCGCATTAAAACCGAGATCGTTGTAGATGCTGAAGACAAAGAAGACCGGGCTATGGGTTGGTACTACTACCTTGAAGAGACTCTGAATTTTCCCTTTATGGCTAAATGGACTAAGAAGGGACGCAAATCAGGTGCTGTCGAGGAGAAACAAGTCGAAGTACTGGGAATGGCCCCAGATGATGAGTGCTTAAAAGATATGTATGTAGAAGTGGCTTCTATTAATGGTAAGGATGATGATGTATATTCTGCAAAATTATCTGAAGTAGTAGCCATTGATGCTGACAGTGAAACTCAAGAAGCGATGGCAGACTGGCTCTATTGGATTGCTAGAGGTTATAAGTTTTGA
- a CDS encoding diguanylate cyclase — translation MFARKILVIEDEKNIASNIRKSLQKLGYLVSEITEYGEEAIKKVAETHPHLVLIDICLAREIEGLQVADIIQNHFHVPVVYLTECSEYKTLYKNQLSEPFSYIAKPCLESDLHFVIEMTLYKHQNKKILYEEKQRLMSIINSMGCAVIVTYANGCIEMMNPIAELITGWKQSEAFGKDLIDVVNLVNKDVGEKIENLATYVIEAGEVFNLPENCALITKDGKEIAIGDNVAPIRDRNGNITGAVLVFQDITKRKQTEAQLIRNAFYDGLTALPNRVLFLDRLRQTIERSKRRSDYYFAVLFLDLDGFKEINDRFGHGIGDDFLVAIARRLESCLRSGDTVARFGGDEFTVLLEDIKDITDATNVAKRIQDSLQLPVNLNGYQLSTTASIGITWNFSSYEEPTTLLRDADIAMYQAKRQGKATYAIFS, via the coding sequence ATGTTCGCCCGCAAAATCCTAGTGATTGAGGATGAAAAAAATATAGCCTCAAATATTAGAAAGAGTTTACAAAAATTAGGTTATTTAGTATCAGAAATAACTGAATATGGTGAAGAAGCAATAAAAAAGGTAGCAGAAACTCACCCCCATTTAGTATTAATTGATATCTGTCTAGCTAGAGAAATAGAAGGTCTCCAGGTCGCGGATATTATCCAGAATCACTTCCATGTGCCTGTAGTATATCTAACGGAGTGTTCGGAATATAAAACATTATATAAAAATCAGCTAAGTGAGCCTTTTAGTTATATAGCCAAACCATGTCTTGAAAGTGATTTACATTTTGTGATTGAAATGACCCTGTACAAACATCAGAACAAAAAAATATTATACGAAGAAAAACAGAGGTTGATGTCAATTATTAATAGTATGGGTTGTGCAGTGATTGTGACGTATGCAAATGGGTGTATTGAAATGATGAATCCTATAGCAGAACTAATCACTGGTTGGAAGCAAAGTGAAGCATTCGGGAAAGATTTAATAGATGTCGTTAACTTAGTTAATAAAGATGTAGGAGAAAAAATTGAAAATTTGGCTACTTATGTCATCGAAGCAGGTGAAGTTTTTAATTTACCAGAAAACTGTGCATTGATTACCAAAGATGGCAAAGAAATAGCGATTGGGGATAATGTTGCACCTATCCGCGATCGCAATGGTAATATTACTGGTGCAGTTTTAGTTTTTCAAGACATTACTAAACGTAAGCAGACAGAGGCGCAACTGATCCGCAATGCGTTTTATGATGGGCTGACAGCATTACCAAATCGTGTTTTATTTTTAGATCGACTCAGACAAACTATTGAACGTAGCAAACGCAGAAGCGATTATTATTTTGCAGTTTTATTTTTGGATTTAGATGGCTTCAAAGAGATTAACGATCGCTTTGGGCATGGAATAGGGGATGATTTTTTAGTAGCGATCGCTAGACGTTTAGAGTCGTGCTTACGTAGTGGCGATACTGTAGCACGATTTGGTGGTGATGAATTTACTGTTCTTTTGGAGGATATTAAAGACATTACCGACGCTACCAATGTTGCCAAACGTATTCAAGATTCTTTACAATTGCCAGTGAATCTCAATGGATATCAATTATCTACTACAGCGAGCATTGGTATTACTTGGAATTTTAGTAGTTATGAGGAGCCAACAACTCTGCTGCGGGATGCTGATATTGCTATGTACCAAGCTAAACGCCAGGGAAAAGCTACTTATGCCATATTTAGTTAA
- the folB gene encoding dihydroneopterin aldolase encodes MDCIHLTGIRGYGYTGYLPEEQVLGQWFEVDVRLWLDISTAAKTDAIEDTLDYRSVISLIQHLIKTSKFVLVEKLVTTIADSILQECDRVTKVQVTLSKPAAPIPDFGGKISIELTKSKSNL; translated from the coding sequence ATGGATTGCATTCATTTAACGGGAATTCGCGGCTATGGCTACACTGGGTATCTACCAGAAGAACAGGTGCTAGGACAATGGTTTGAGGTGGATGTAAGGTTATGGTTGGATATCTCCACAGCGGCCAAGACTGACGCGATCGAAGACACTTTAGATTATCGCAGCGTCATTAGCTTGATACAACATCTGATCAAAACGTCTAAATTTGTTTTGGTCGAGAAATTGGTAACAACGATCGCAGATTCTATTCTCCAAGAGTGCGATCGTGTAACAAAAGTCCAAGTCACTCTCAGCAAACCTGCCGCACCTATTCCAGACTTTGGTGGCAAAATTAGCATTGAACTGACTAAAAGTAAGTCGAACCTTTAA
- the menD gene encoding 2-succinyl-5-enolpyruvyl-6-hydroxy-3-cyclohexene-1-carboxylic-acid synthase, with protein sequence MFNLMPIAFKNVNQLWAYILTETLKRLGLTCAIICPGSRSTPLAIAFAQQAPEIEAISILDERSAAFFALGQAKATGRPVVLVCTSGTAGANFYSAVIEASYSRVPLLILTTDRPPELRDCHSGQTIDQLRLYGNYPNWQTELALPSADLGMLAYLRQTVIHSWERAQTPTKGPVHLNIPFRDPLAPVPDGTDLSYLRSQFHPEDFFAGIANSSPMPHTSTALSTSSPFPMPKEWKECDRGIIIAGVAQPQQPEEYCRAIAQLSQTLQWPVLAEGLSPVRNYAELNPYLISTYDLILRNQQLGKQLAPEMVIQVGEMPTSKELRSWINTRQPRRWIIDPSDQNLDPLHGRTTHLRISVEDIKVEEGNLSLSSKYVQQWCDAETKVRLAVDQTMGQIDEIIESKAAWLISQILPPGTPLFIGNSMPVRDVEYFWKPNNLGVRSHFNRGANGIDGTLSTALGISHRQQSSVMLTGDLALLHDTNGFLIRNKFVGHLTIVLINNNGGGIFEMLPIAKFDPPFEEFFGTPQDIDFAQLCATYNVQHELITSWEQLQQKLNPLPAKGIRVLELQTNRKLDAKWRQENLQQFAADIVI encoded by the coding sequence ATGTTTAATTTAATGCCGATCGCCTTTAAAAATGTTAATCAACTTTGGGCTTATATTTTAACAGAGACGCTAAAGCGGTTGGGATTGACTTGTGCCATCATTTGTCCTGGCTCGCGCTCTACACCCTTAGCGATCGCTTTTGCTCAACAAGCACCTGAGATTGAAGCGATTTCCATTCTCGATGAACGTTCAGCCGCCTTTTTTGCTTTGGGACAAGCGAAAGCAACCGGACGCCCTGTGGTACTAGTTTGCACCTCTGGTACAGCAGGAGCCAACTTTTATTCAGCAGTCATCGAAGCGTCATATAGTCGCGTACCACTGTTGATATTAACCACCGATAGACCCCCAGAATTGCGAGATTGTCACTCTGGGCAAACTATAGATCAGTTGAGATTATATGGAAACTACCCAAATTGGCAAACAGAGTTAGCCTTACCCTCCGCCGATCTGGGAATGCTAGCTTACCTGCGACAAACGGTAATTCATAGCTGGGAAAGGGCGCAAACTCCTACAAAGGGGCCAGTACATTTGAATATTCCCTTTCGCGATCCCTTAGCACCTGTACCTGATGGAACCGACTTGAGTTATTTGCGATCGCAGTTTCACCCAGAAGACTTTTTCGCAGGAATAGCAAACTCATCGCCCATGCCCCATACTTCGACTGCGCTCAGTACAAGTTCCCCATTCCCAATGCCCAAAGAGTGGAAAGAATGCGATCGCGGCATTATTATCGCAGGTGTTGCTCAACCGCAGCAACCAGAAGAGTATTGTAGAGCGATCGCGCAACTTTCCCAAACTCTCCAATGGCCTGTGCTAGCTGAGGGACTCTCCCCAGTGAGAAATTATGCCGAACTCAACCCTTATTTAATTTCCACTTATGACCTGATTTTGCGAAATCAGCAATTAGGAAAGCAGTTAGCGCCCGAAATGGTGATTCAGGTGGGTGAAATGCCTACGAGTAAAGAACTACGTAGCTGGATAAATACAAGGCAACCGCGACGCTGGATAATTGACCCCAGTGACCAAAATCTCGACCCTTTGCACGGGAGAACGACGCATTTAAGGATATCTGTAGAAGACATAAAAGTAGAGGAGGGAAATTTATCTTTATCCTCAAAATATGTGCAGCAATGGTGTGATGCGGAAACTAAGGTGAGGTTAGCTGTTGATCAGACGATGGGGCAGATAGATGAAATAATTGAGAGTAAAGCAGCTTGGTTAATTTCTCAGATTTTACCGCCTGGAACGCCTCTGTTCATTGGCAACAGTATGCCTGTGCGGGATGTGGAATATTTCTGGAAGCCGAATAATTTAGGAGTGCGATCGCACTTTAACCGGGGTGCAAATGGCATTGATGGCACGTTATCCACAGCTTTAGGAATTTCCCATCGCCAGCAAAGTAGTGTGATGTTAACGGGAGATTTAGCGCTGTTGCATGACACCAATGGTTTTTTAATCCGCAATAAGTTTGTTGGACATCTGACGATTGTGTTAATCAATAACAATGGTGGTGGGATTTTTGAAATGTTACCCATTGCCAAGTTTGATCCACCATTTGAAGAGTTTTTTGGCACTCCCCAGGATATTGATTTTGCCCAGTTGTGCGCTACTTATAATGTGCAGCATGAATTGATAACTTCTTGGGAGCAGTTGCAGCAAAAATTAAACCCACTACCAGCTAAAGGAATTAGGGTTTTAGAGTTACAGACAAATCGGAAATTAGATGCAAAGTGGCGACAGGAGAATTTGCAACAGTTTGCAGCAGATATTGTCATTTAA
- a CDS encoding helix-turn-helix domain-containing protein gives MRQDVEHNNNDSEEDISFLTTVEVAQLLRVHQRTVQRWISSNNLKATKVGPRIWRIRQKDLDEFLQINNSRKQAEEDINSNGNRNN, from the coding sequence ATGCGACAAGATGTAGAACATAACAATAATGATAGTGAAGAAGATATTTCATTTTTAACAACTGTTGAAGTAGCTCAACTTCTTCGTGTTCACCAAAGAACTGTACAAAGATGGATATCATCAAATAATCTTAAAGCTACAAAAGTGGGGCCAAGAATTTGGCGTATCAGACAAAAAGACTTAGATGAGTTCTTACAAATAAATAACAGTAGAAAACAAGCAGAAGAAGATATTAACTCAAATGGCAACAGGAATAACTAG
- a CDS encoding DNA methyltransferase produces MATGITSQNSRKTQKKNVIPFRLEYEGKIPIEDILKIPVAKLHRIISIDEHPRNRLIYGENLRVLSSFLKDDTIAGKVSLIYIDPPYATGSSFESRQRDHAYHDLMEGAEYLEFLRQRLVLLRELLSDEGSIYIHLDDKMACAIKILMDEIFGSKNFRNLITRKKCNPKNYTRKQYGNTADYILFYTKTDNYIWNQPFNPWTETTAKKEYQYVEKETGRVYKKVPVHAPGVRKGATGQPWRGMLPPPGKHWQYTPETLDEMDARGEIYWSPTGNPRRKVYLDNSQGISVQDIWLDFKDAHNQNIKITGYPTEKNPDMIKRIILASSNEGDIVLDAFAGSGTTAAIAEELGRKWIAIDNSQLAIATIVQRLVKGTEAMGDFINGNSSAKHEQKCLIGINRILRSGLDLYIEETPELEFISDTVIHDWDSKLNFQANLV; encoded by the coding sequence ATGGCAACAGGAATAACTAGTCAAAATAGTCGTAAAACTCAAAAAAAAAATGTCATTCCTTTTCGTCTTGAATATGAAGGGAAAATTCCTATAGAAGATATATTAAAAATTCCTGTCGCCAAGTTACATCGCATAATTAGTATAGATGAACATCCAAGAAACAGACTCATCTATGGAGAGAATTTAAGAGTTCTTAGTTCATTCTTGAAAGATGATACTATCGCGGGTAAAGTTAGTTTAATTTATATTGACCCCCCCTATGCAACAGGGAGTAGTTTTGAGTCTCGTCAAAGAGACCATGCTTATCACGACCTAATGGAAGGTGCAGAATATTTAGAGTTTTTACGTCAACGACTGGTTTTACTAAGAGAACTTTTATCAGATGAAGGTTCTATTTATATACATTTAGATGACAAGATGGCTTGTGCTATCAAAATTCTAATGGATGAAATTTTTGGTTCTAAAAACTTTCGCAATTTGATTACAAGAAAAAAATGTAACCCAAAAAACTATACACGTAAACAGTATGGAAACACCGCTGATTACATTCTATTTTACACAAAAACAGATAATTATATATGGAATCAGCCTTTTAACCCTTGGACTGAAACTACTGCAAAGAAAGAATATCAATATGTTGAAAAGGAGACTGGAAGAGTTTATAAGAAAGTTCCTGTTCATGCACCTGGCGTAAGAAAAGGTGCAACAGGTCAACCCTGGAGAGGAATGCTACCTCCTCCTGGTAAACACTGGCAATATACTCCAGAAACTTTAGACGAAATGGATGCACGTGGAGAAATTTACTGGTCACCAACAGGAAATCCAAGAAGAAAAGTTTATTTAGATAATAGTCAGGGTATTTCAGTCCAAGATATTTGGCTTGATTTCAAGGATGCCCACAATCAAAATATAAAAATTACTGGCTATCCAACAGAAAAAAATCCAGATATGATAAAACGAATAATTCTAGCCTCATCTAATGAAGGAGATATTGTGTTAGATGCATTCGCTGGAAGTGGTACTACTGCTGCTATAGCTGAAGAGTTAGGTAGAAAATGGATAGCTATTGATAATTCCCAACTTGCTATAGCTACAATAGTTCAGCGTTTAGTTAAAGGGACAGAAGCAATGGGTGACTTTATTAACGGAAATAGTTCCGCTAAACATGAACAAAAGTGCTTAATAGGTATAAATAGAATTTTACGAAGTGGTCTAGATTTATATATTGAAGAAACACCAGAATTAGAGTTTATATCTGATACTGTAATACATGATTGGGATAGCAAACTCAACTTTCAAGCCAATCTTGTGTAA
- a CDS encoding Rpn family recombination-promoting nuclease/putative transposase, translating to MRRDTIFYKLFKQFPGLLFELVDEPPLEAENYQFESVEVKETAFRIDGVFLPPANAVSKTVFFAEVQFQKDEDLYHRFFSELFLFLYRNSIRYDDWFGVIIFASRSLEPSNSTIHRALLESGQIRRVYLDELGDLRQQPLGLGLMLLTNVTSETEAMEGARFLLEQARQQSEQAIIDLVTTIIVYKFSNLSREEIAEMLGLNLEEPRAIREAKEEGREEGERTIVLRLLNRRVGNIPDKLLSQIQGLSVEQLEALGDALLDFSSLADLEGWLQDQLSV from the coding sequence ATGCGACGTGACACCATCTTCTACAAATTATTTAAGCAATTTCCCGGTTTACTGTTTGAATTAGTAGATGAACCACCCTTAGAAGCGGAAAATTACCAATTTGAATCGGTTGAAGTGAAAGAAACGGCGTTTCGGATTGATGGAGTGTTTCTACCTCCCGCTAATGCAGTTTCCAAAACCGTCTTTTTTGCTGAAGTCCAGTTTCAGAAGGACGAAGACCTGTATCACCGCTTTTTCAGCGAATTGTTTTTGTTTCTCTACCGCAACTCTATCCGTTACGATGACTGGTTTGGGGTAATAATTTTTGCTTCTCGCAGTCTAGAACCTTCTAACTCAACGATTCACCGCGCTTTATTAGAAAGTGGTCAAATCAGGCGGGTTTATCTGGATGAGTTGGGGGATTTGCGACAGCAACCTTTGGGATTGGGTTTGATGTTGCTGACAAATGTTACTTCTGAAACGGAAGCAATGGAAGGGGCGCGGTTTTTGCTGGAGCAAGCACGGCAACAATCGGAGCAAGCGATAATTGATTTAGTGACGACGATTATTGTCTACAAGTTTTCTAACCTTAGTCGAGAGGAGATTGCAGAAATGTTGGGACTGAATTTGGAAGAACCACGGGCGATTCGGGAAGCGAAGGAAGAAGGACGAGAGGAAGGAGAAAGAACGATCGTTTTACGACTATTAAATCGGCGTGTAGGTAATATTCCTGATAAACTTCTGTCCCAGATTCAAGGGTTATCGGTGGAACAGTTGGAAGCTTTAGGTGATGCTTTGTTGGATTTCTCTTCTCTTGCTGATTTGGAAGGGTGGTTACAAGATCAACTAAGCGTGTAA
- the menB gene encoding 1,4-dihydroxy-2-naphthoyl-CoA synthase, with amino-acid sequence MQINWETAKTYEDILYQKTDGIAKITINRPHKRNAFRPETVFELYDAFCNAREDTTIGVVLFTGYGPHTDGKYAFCSGGDQSVRGHAGYVDDTGIPRLNVLDLQRLIRSMPKVVIALVAGYAIGGGHVLHLICDLTIAADNAIFGQTGPKVGSFDGGFGASYLARIVGXKKAREIWFLCRQYDAQQALEMGLINCVVPVEQLEAEGIQWAQEILEKSPIAIRCLKAAFNADCDGQAGLQELAGNATLLYYMTEEGSEGKQAFLEKRPPDFRSFPWLP; translated from the coding sequence ATGCAAATTAACTGGGAAACTGCCAAAACCTACGAAGATATTCTGTATCAAAAAACTGATGGCATTGCAAAAATCACTATTAACCGTCCCCACAAACGCAATGCTTTCCGTCCTGAAACTGTCTTTGAACTGTACGACGCTTTTTGTAATGCTCGTGAAGATACTACTATTGGTGTCGTCCTATTTACGGGTTATGGCCCACACACTGATGGCAAATATGCTTTCTGTTCTGGTGGCGATCAAAGTGTGCGGGGACATGCGGGTTATGTGGATGATACTGGCATCCCCCGCTTGAATGTGCTGGATTTACAACGCCTGATTCGTTCGATGCCGAAAGTGGTGATTGCTTTAGTAGCGGGATATGCGATCGGTGGCGGACACGTCCTACACTTAATTTGCGACCTTACCATCGCTGCCGACAACGCCATTTTCGGACAGACTGGCCCGAAAGTCGGCAGTTTCGACGGTGGTTTTGGAGCCAGCTATCTCGCCCGCATTGTGGGGCANAAAAAAGCTAGAGAAATTTGGTTTCTCTGCCGTCAATATGATGCCCAACAAGCGCTAGAAATGGGTTTAATTAATTGCGTCGTCCCAGTGGAACAACTAGAAGCGGAAGGTATTCAATGGGCGCAGGAGATTTTAGAAAAAAGTCCGATCGCAATTCGATGTCTCAAAGCTGCCTTCAACGCTGATTGTGACGGACAAGCTGGTTTACAAGAACTCGCTGGCAACGCCACCCTACTTTATTACATGACAGAAGAAGGATCTGAGGGCAAACAAGCCTTTCTCGAAAAGCGACCACCAGATTTTCGCTCTTTTCCTTGGTTGCCTTAG
- a CDS encoding DciA family protein — protein MSLKSINDVLRILEKQSKWQEQPFQRLLKCWAEVVGSVVAANTRPLSIQRDVLSVATSSAAWAQNLTFGRTSLLLKLNKKLPTPLVDIRFSTAGWQNPSVERKQQQTVSPHEHPSYLGDEINRPDATPTKDVNAAFGHWTKIVRSRSHGLPLCPQCQSPTPPGELQRWEVCSVCAAKQFSKQNS, from the coding sequence ATGTCGTTGAAATCAATTAATGATGTTTTAAGGATTCTGGAAAAGCAGTCGAAATGGCAGGAGCAACCATTTCAACGTCTGCTCAAGTGTTGGGCAGAAGTTGTTGGCTCAGTGGTTGCCGCAAATACTCGACCATTATCGATTCAGCGTGATGTTTTGTCGGTAGCAACTTCTAGTGCTGCTTGGGCACAAAACCTGACTTTTGGTCGCACATCTCTACTTTTAAAGTTGAATAAAAAGCTGCCAACGCCTTTGGTTGATATTCGCTTCTCTACTGCTGGCTGGCAGAATCCGTCGGTGGAGAGAAAACAGCAACAAACGGTTTCGCCTCATGAGCATCCCAGTTACCTTGGTGATGAGATTAACCGCCCTGATGCTACACCCACTAAAGATGTAAATGCGGCTTTTGGACATTGGACGAAAATTGTGCGATCGCGATCGCATGGCTTACCCCTTTGTCCCCAGTGCCAATCTCCCACCCCTCCCGGTGAACTCCAGCGCTGGGAAGTCTGTTCTGTCTGTGCTGCTAAACAGTTTTCAAAGCAAAATAGTTGA
- a CDS encoding PspA/IM30 family protein, which yields MELIKRILRVIRANLNSLIGGAEDPEKILEQAVLEMQENLVQLRQGVAQAIATQKRTERQAAAAQSQTEEWYRRAQLALQQGNEPLAREALTKRQAYKETTTALFSQIEQQNEIVARLKKDMRSLELKIAEAKTKKDMYIARARSAEASYRLQEMLGGVSATSSLSAFERMEEKVSQIEAQSEAIAQLSSDDLETQFTSLESNDVDTELAAMKVQVFKQSENTQHKILTEESQKTEQPPQQQLPKTQDS from the coding sequence ATGGAATTAATCAAGCGTATCCTGCGGGTGATTCGCGCTAATCTCAATAGTCTGATCGGTGGTGCAGAAGATCCAGAAAAGATTTTGGAGCAAGCTGTCCTGGAAATGCAGGAAAATCTGGTGCAATTGCGGCAGGGTGTAGCACAAGCGATCGCTACCCAGAAACGCACTGAACGACAAGCAGCGGCCGCCCAGTCTCAAACGGAAGAATGGTATCGCCGCGCCCAATTGGCGCTGCAACAAGGCAATGAACCTCTAGCACGTGAAGCTTTGACTAAGCGCCAAGCCTATAAAGAAACTACTACAGCCCTCTTTTCGCAGATAGAGCAGCAAAACGAGATAGTTGCTAGGCTAAAAAAGGATATGCGATCGCTAGAGTTAAAAATTGCCGAGGCGAAAACTAAAAAAGATATGTATATTGCCCGCGCCCGTTCTGCTGAAGCGTCTTATCGCCTCCAAGAAATGCTCGGCGGAGTTTCTGCTACTAGCAGTCTGAGTGCCTTTGAGCGTATGGAAGAAAAAGTTTCACAGATAGAAGCTCAATCAGAAGCCATAGCTCAACTTAGTAGCGACGACTTGGAAACACAATTTACTTCTTTGGAATCTAATGATGTAGATACCGAATTGGCAGCGATGAAGGTACAGGTTTTCAAGCAGTCAGAAAACACACAGCACAAAATCCTAACTGAGGAGAGCCAAAAGACAGAGCAGCCTCCCCAACAGCAGTTACCCAAAACTCAGGATTCTTAA